A region of Desulfolithobacter dissulfuricans DNA encodes the following proteins:
- a CDS encoding TRAP transporter substrate-binding protein: MFVKKMAMSVAALALSAALFAGPALAQKPIVIKFSHVVAENTPKGQMANKFRDLVAERLKGKVEVEVYPNSQLFGDNKVLEAMLLGDVQMAAPSLSKFSRYTKKLQLYDLPFLFENIDAVDRFQHGPAGQKLLQSVSKKGLIGLGYLHNGMKQLTASKPLRVPEDARGLKFRIMSSDVLAAQFKALGAIPLKKPFSEVFTLLQTKAIDGQENTWSNIYSKKFYEVQPYITESNHGVLDYMVVTSQEFWNGLPADIRAEVKSALDEAIAFGNQVAKEKAKSDKQKIIDSKRCTLIELTPAERAQWVEVMRPVWKKFERQIGKDLIDAAYASNQAK, from the coding sequence ATGTTTGTGAAAAAAATGGCCATGTCCGTGGCAGCGCTGGCCCTGTCAGCAGCACTGTTTGCAGGTCCTGCCCTGGCGCAGAAACCCATTGTGATCAAGTTCTCCCATGTTGTGGCCGAAAACACCCCCAAGGGACAGATGGCCAACAAGTTCCGTGACCTGGTTGCCGAGCGGCTGAAGGGTAAGGTCGAGGTCGAAGTCTATCCCAATTCCCAGCTGTTTGGCGACAACAAGGTACTGGAAGCCATGCTCCTTGGCGATGTGCAGATGGCCGCACCCAGTCTTTCCAAGTTCAGCCGCTACACCAAGAAGCTGCAGCTTTACGATCTGCCGTTCCTGTTTGAAAATATCGATGCGGTTGACCGTTTTCAGCACGGTCCTGCGGGCCAGAAACTACTCCAGTCGGTCAGCAAGAAGGGACTCATCGGCCTTGGCTACCTGCACAACGGCATGAAGCAGCTTACCGCCTCCAAGCCGCTTCGGGTGCCTGAGGATGCCCGCGGCCTCAAGTTCCGGATCATGTCCTCCGATGTCCTGGCTGCCCAGTTCAAGGCCCTGGGTGCCATTCCGTTGAAAAAACCCTTTTCCGAGGTTTTCACCCTGCTGCAGACCAAGGCCATCGATGGCCAGGAGAACACCTGGTCCAATATCTATTCCAAGAAATTCTACGAGGTACAGCCCTACATCACCGAGTCCAATCATGGTGTACTCGACTACATGGTCGTGACCTCGCAGGAGTTCTGGAATGGTCTGCCTGCCGATATCCGGGCCGAAGTGAAGAGTGCGCTGGATGAGGCCATTGCCTTTGGCAACCAGGTGGCAAAGGAAAAGGCCAAGAGCGACAAGCAGAAAATCATCGATTCCAAGCGGTGCACCCTCATCGAGCTGACTCCGGCCGAGAGGGCCCAGTGGGTTGAGGTTATGCGGCCGGTATGGAAGAAGTTCGAGCGCCAGATCGGCAAGGATCTGATCGACGCGGCCTATGCTTCCAACCAGGCCAAGTAG
- a CDS encoding sigma-54-dependent transcriptional regulator: MDKTATRGSVNRVLFIDDEKHIRQANRQTLELADLEVSCLDCAEKAIPVLSQEWPGVVVCDIRLPQMDGLEFLHRAREIDPDLPVILITGHGDVSTAVQAMRDGAYDFIEKPYSSERLVKTVRRGLEKRMLTLENRRLRWELEAHSAPGPRIIGRTPAMQRLRATIAQIADTGADVLVVGETGTGKELVARSLHEHSQRRIRNFVAVNCGAVSENMIESELFGHEAGAFTDAKSRRIGKFEHANGGTLLLDEIESMPMHVQVHLLRVLQERALERLGSNTLIPLDLRVVAAAKVDLRQAVERGEFREDLYYRLNVVCLHIPPLRTRREDIPLLFHHFLLVAGHRYQREVPTPDTAQMNALMAYDWPGNVRELRNLAERYVLLGNQCDWSLEQLLASSAPEQANSLPQLVECFERGLIEQALAAHKGSIKDVMASLAVPRKTLYDKMRKYGLDKSDYK, translated from the coding sequence ATGGATAAGACAGCGACTCGGGGCTCGGTGAACAGGGTTCTGTTCATCGATGATGAAAAACATATCCGTCAGGCAAACCGGCAGACCCTGGAACTGGCGGATCTTGAGGTCTCGTGTCTGGACTGTGCCGAGAAGGCCATACCGGTTTTGTCCCAGGAGTGGCCCGGCGTGGTCGTCTGTGATATTCGGCTGCCCCAGATGGACGGCCTGGAGTTCCTGCACCGGGCCAGGGAGATCGATCCTGACCTGCCCGTCATCCTGATCACCGGTCACGGTGATGTTTCCACCGCAGTGCAGGCCATGCGGGACGGGGCCTACGATTTCATTGAAAAGCCCTATTCGTCGGAACGGCTGGTCAAGACCGTGCGCCGGGGCCTGGAAAAACGGATGCTGACCCTGGAAAACAGGCGGCTGCGCTGGGAGCTCGAGGCCCACTCCGCCCCGGGGCCGCGGATTATTGGCCGTACTCCGGCCATGCAGCGTCTGCGGGCCACCATCGCCCAGATTGCCGATACCGGTGCCGATGTGCTGGTGGTGGGGGAGACCGGGACCGGCAAGGAACTGGTTGCCAGGTCCCTGCACGAGCACAGCCAGCGCCGGATCAGGAATTTCGTTGCGGTCAACTGCGGGGCTGTATCTGAAAACATGATCGAATCCGAGCTGTTTGGCCATGAGGCCGGTGCCTTTACCGATGCCAAGTCGCGGCGGATCGGCAAGTTCGAACACGCCAACGGCGGTACCCTGCTGCTCGACGAGATCGAGAGCATGCCCATGCATGTCCAGGTCCACCTGCTGCGGGTTCTCCAGGAGCGCGCCCTGGAGCGGCTTGGATCCAATACCCTCATTCCCCTGGATCTGCGGGTGGTGGCTGCGGCTAAGGTTGATCTCAGACAGGCGGTGGAACGGGGCGAGTTCCGGGAGGACCTCTACTACCGGCTCAACGTGGTCTGCCTGCACATTCCGCCTCTGCGCACCCGGCGCGAAGATATTCCGCTGCTGTTCCACCACTTCCTCCTGGTCGCCGGCCATCGGTACCAGCGGGAGGTGCCCACGCCGGACACGGCCCAGATGAACGCGCTCATGGCCTATGACTGGCCGGGAAACGTGCGTGAACTGCGCAACCTGGCCGAGCGCTATGTGCTCCTTGGTAACCAGTGCGACTGGTCGCTTGAGCAGCTGCTGGCCTCGTCGGCCCCGGAACAGGCCAACAGCCTGCCCCAGCTGGTGGAATGTTTCGAACGCGGTCTGATCGAGCAGGCTCTGGCCGCCCACAAGGGCAGCATCAAGGACGTGATGGCTTCCCTGGCCGTGCCGCGCAAGACCCTTTATGACAAGATGCGAAAATACGGCCTGGACAAGAGCGATTACAAATAA
- the rarD gene encoding EamA family transporter RarD — translation MKKRQERERTGTTQRAGLAAAVGASLLWGCLPVYWKALSRVPALEIICHRIIWSMVFTLAILAAQGRLRQLWRELTIPVTRLTFLATSLLVAVNWLTYIWAVNNDYIVEASLGYFINPLVSALLGVVVLKERLRPGQWLALALAASGVGYLALSHGRIPWIALVLAGTFSLYSLLRKTARLPSLEGLFCETCLLSLPAAALLLLTNSRGTASFAMADPTTMILLICSGIATSAPLLLFVYGAQRIHLTALGLLQYLAPTLQLLLGIFLYHEPFPREKGIGFVLVWTALGLYTLEGILWRKGVRR, via the coding sequence TTGAAAAAGCGCCAGGAAAGGGAGCGAACCGGGACGACGCAACGGGCCGGCCTGGCTGCCGCTGTCGGGGCATCGCTTCTCTGGGGCTGCCTGCCGGTCTACTGGAAGGCCCTTTCCCGGGTCCCTGCCCTGGAAATCATCTGCCACCGGATCATCTGGTCCATGGTCTTCACCCTGGCCATCCTCGCTGCCCAGGGCCGACTCAGGCAGCTGTGGCGTGAACTGACTATCCCTGTCACCAGACTGACCTTCCTGGCAACCTCTTTGCTGGTCGCGGTCAACTGGCTGACCTATATCTGGGCGGTCAACAATGACTATATCGTTGAAGCAAGCCTTGGATATTTCATCAATCCCCTGGTCTCGGCACTGCTCGGAGTTGTCGTCCTTAAGGAAAGGCTGCGACCCGGTCAATGGCTGGCCCTGGCCCTGGCCGCCTCCGGAGTGGGCTACCTGGCCCTCTCCCATGGCCGTATCCCATGGATCGCCCTGGTCCTGGCCGGAACCTTCAGCCTCTACAGCCTGCTCAGAAAAACAGCCCGGCTCCCGTCCCTGGAAGGACTCTTCTGCGAGACCTGCCTGCTCTCCCTCCCTGCCGCCGCCCTGCTCCTGCTGACGAATTCCAGGGGCACTGCCAGCTTCGCCATGGCGGATCCCACCACCATGATCCTGCTGATCTGTTCCGGCATCGCCACCTCGGCGCCGCTGCTCCTCTTTGTCTATGGAGCCCAGCGAATCCACCTCACCGCCCTGGGACTGCTCCAGTACCTGGCCCCGACCCTGCAACTCCTGCTGGGAATTTTTCTCTACCATGAACCCTTTCCCCGGGAAAAGGGGATCGGCTTTGTCCTGGTCTGGACAGCGCTCGGGCTCTATACCCTGGAGGGCATACTGTGGCGGAAGGGTGTGAGACGATAA
- a CDS encoding sensor histidine kinase translates to MQAAKRARHWFFLLFTVLFFGAALWLTAHLTYREGLVRLAEDGTARMELYVAYLRGVLEKYEGLPELLATNKRLVNFLLNPGGHERIEALNRYLETINSISDAADTYLMDREGLTIAASNWQTPRPFVGRNFSYRPYFKEAMQGHLGRYFALGMTSSRRGYYFAYPVRQSGRILGAVVIKINIDKVERNWEHPDTTLLVTDPDGVIFITTNPNWRFHTLKPLDSAARRRIVESRRYPNASLEPLDILETSSSPAGPLIRLKTTGGRGDKTYLLQSRHMDQAGWEVQILSDISGVQRLVLRALLMAGAVIMLSLLLGIVLWQRRQRLAERHRYERRAREVLEEANEALEDRVRERTRELVEINRRLRREIEERRQAEEELHRTRNELIHAAKLAALGQMSAGINHELNQPLAAIRTYADNTRQLLVKGRQEDALWNLEQIGELTQRMARIGAQLKIFARKTSGRIEPVPLHGVVDGALEIVNPALRRADARIRILIEPEDLQVQANNVLLQQVLVNLIGNAIQAVEDQEQRNIRVHCRREQGRVRITVQDSGPGIAPEHLPHIFEAFYTTKDPGQGLGLGLTITARILEEMGGDIMASDGETGARFEIYLSEAQGSVVHG, encoded by the coding sequence ATGCAGGCAGCAAAGCGGGCCCGACACTGGTTTTTTCTTTTGTTTACCGTGCTGTTTTTCGGGGCTGCTCTCTGGCTGACCGCCCACCTGACCTACCGTGAGGGGCTGGTTCGTCTGGCCGAGGACGGCACCGCCAGGATGGAGCTGTACGTGGCCTACCTGCGCGGGGTTCTGGAAAAGTATGAGGGACTGCCCGAACTGCTGGCCACCAACAAGCGGCTGGTAAATTTTCTCCTCAATCCCGGCGGTCACGAGCGCATCGAGGCACTGAACCGCTACCTGGAGACCATCAACTCCATCAGCGACGCAGCCGACACCTACCTGATGGACCGGGAAGGATTGACCATCGCCGCCTCCAACTGGCAGACACCCCGGCCCTTTGTCGGTCGCAATTTCAGCTACCGACCCTATTTCAAGGAAGCCATGCAGGGACATCTGGGGCGGTACTTCGCCCTGGGCATGACCTCGAGCCGGCGGGGTTACTATTTTGCCTATCCCGTGCGGCAGAGCGGCCGGATCCTCGGGGCGGTGGTCATCAAGATCAATATCGACAAGGTGGAACGCAACTGGGAGCATCCCGATACCACCCTGCTGGTCACCGATCCCGACGGGGTGATTTTCATCACCACCAACCCCAACTGGCGTTTTCATACTCTGAAGCCCCTGGACAGTGCGGCCCGGAGGCGGATAGTCGAGAGCCGCCGTTATCCCAATGCCTCTCTGGAGCCCCTGGATATACTGGAAACCAGCTCGTCGCCGGCCGGACCGCTGATCCGCCTCAAGACCACCGGTGGTCGGGGAGACAAAACATATCTGCTCCAGAGTCGACATATGGACCAGGCCGGCTGGGAGGTGCAGATCCTTTCCGACATATCCGGGGTCCAGCGACTGGTGCTGCGGGCCCTTCTCATGGCAGGGGCGGTGATCATGCTCAGCCTGCTGCTGGGAATTGTCCTGTGGCAGCGGCGTCAGCGTCTGGCTGAACGGCACCGCTATGAACGACGGGCCCGGGAAGTGCTGGAGGAGGCCAACGAGGCCCTGGAGGACCGGGTCAGGGAACGGACCAGGGAGCTGGTCGAGATCAATCGCCGGCTGCGCCGGGAGATCGAGGAACGCCGTCAGGCCGAAGAAGAACTGCATCGCACCCGCAACGAGCTTATCCACGCGGCCAAGCTGGCCGCCCTTGGCCAGATGTCAGCCGGGATCAACCATGAACTCAATCAGCCACTGGCCGCTATCCGTACCTATGCCGACAACACCAGGCAGCTGCTGGTCAAGGGAAGGCAGGAGGATGCGCTGTGGAACCTGGAGCAGATCGGCGAGCTGACCCAGCGCATGGCCCGGATCGGGGCCCAGCTCAAGATCTTTGCCCGCAAAACCAGTGGCCGGATAGAGCCCGTGCCCCTGCACGGGGTGGTGGACGGGGCCCTGGAGATCGTCAACCCGGCTCTGCGGCGGGCCGATGCCCGGATTCGAATCCTCATTGAGCCGGAAGACCTCCAGGTCCAGGCCAATAATGTCCTTCTGCAGCAGGTGCTGGTCAATCTTATCGGCAATGCCATCCAGGCCGTGGAGGACCAGGAGCAGAGAAATATCAGGGTGCACTGCCGCCGGGAACAGGGGAGGGTGCGGATAACGGTGCAGGACAGTGGTCCGGGTATCGCGCCCGAGCACCTGCCCCATATTTTTGAAGCCTTCTACACCACCAAGGATCCTGGCCAGGGCCTGGGTCTGGGACTGACCATCACCGCCCGGATCCTCGAGGAAATGGGTGGCGATATCATGGCCTCGGACGGCGAGACCGGGGCCCGGTTCGAAATATATCTGAGTGAAGCACAGGGGAGTGTTGTCCATGGATAA
- a CDS encoding KamA family radical SAM protein — MTNWRHLLKNSITRPDQLAALLPVDPDPIEKTIQRYPMRINSYYLSLIQEMGDPIWKQAVPDSRELEDREGMVDPLGEEKLSPVPGLVHKYPDRALLLVCSECAMYCRFCTRKRKVGRPEMVITDATIRAGLEYLQKTPAIREVLISGGDPLLLSTARLEEILCSLRAIPSIEVIRIGTRVPCTLPMRVTENLVSMLKKYHPLYINTHFNHPAELTPEARQACSLLADGGIPLGCQTVLLKGVNDDPETIRELMVGLLAMRVKPYYLFQADLTRGTGHFRTSISCGLNIMRSLIGHVSGMAVPTYALDAPGGGGKIPLTPSYNVIGKGETDFTSYLGQVFQYPGEKG, encoded by the coding sequence ATGACAAACTGGCGCCACCTTCTTAAAAATTCGATCACCCGCCCAGACCAACTGGCAGCCCTCTTACCCGTGGATCCGGATCCCATTGAAAAAACGATCCAACGATACCCCATGCGTATCAATTCCTATTACCTGAGCCTGATCCAGGAAATGGGAGATCCCATCTGGAAACAGGCAGTACCGGACAGCCGGGAACTGGAGGACAGAGAGGGGATGGTGGATCCCCTGGGCGAGGAAAAACTGAGCCCGGTTCCCGGACTGGTCCACAAGTATCCCGACCGGGCTCTGCTGCTGGTCTGCAGTGAATGCGCCATGTACTGCCGCTTCTGTACCCGCAAACGCAAGGTGGGCCGACCGGAGATGGTCATCACCGATGCTACCATCCGGGCCGGCTTGGAGTACCTGCAAAAAACCCCGGCCATCCGCGAGGTGCTCATCTCCGGCGGCGATCCGCTCCTGCTCTCCACCGCCCGGCTCGAGGAGATACTCTGCTCCCTGCGGGCCATCCCTTCCATCGAAGTGATCCGGATCGGCACCCGGGTGCCGTGCACCCTGCCCATGCGGGTCACGGAAAACCTGGTCTCGATGCTGAAAAAATACCACCCCCTCTACATCAATACCCATTTCAACCATCCGGCAGAGCTCACTCCCGAGGCACGCCAGGCCTGCAGTCTCCTCGCCGACGGGGGCATTCCCCTGGGATGCCAGACGGTGCTGCTCAAAGGGGTGAACGACGATCCGGAAACCATCCGGGAGCTGATGGTGGGGCTTCTCGCCATGCGGGTCAAACCTTATTACCTGTTCCAGGCCGATCTCACCCGGGGCACCGGGCATTTCCGCACCTCCATCAGCTGTGGCCTGAACATCATGCGCTCGCTCATCGGGCACGTCTCCGGAATGGCGGTTCCAACCTACGCCCTCGACGCCCCGGGCGGAGGCGGCAAGATCCCCCTCACCCCGAGCTATAATGTTATCGGAAAAGGGGAGACAGATTTCACCAGTTATCTCGGCCAGGTGTTTCAGTATCCCGGTGAAAAGGGATAA
- a CDS encoding sensor domain-containing diguanylate cyclase has protein sequence MTMSQEEVLNRVLNSPDLPTLPTVASKLISITSQEDTTLSDIATLISQDMALSSKILKVSNSAFYSFPQQISSINQAVSILGTNAVRSLVLSFSFLSMKGKGNFDFKLFWQHSLAGAVAAKLIAEQLPGLDTEDIFVAGLLQNLGQLIFACTFPDEYDRIMEIYHKEKRTIRELEKEHLGTSHEVVGYHVAQKWGFPESLVQPIRHHHSPGEYTGGDLDISRAIGVIYLSDLLVKILYCTSPEDYHRQFRSEARKLLGLKVLAINTILKKVHNHIDKAADYFGLKIPPTKSVEEILQEANLKLSLLNMSYEEMNRELISSKMALEKLTRELEHKNKLLENLANIDGLTEVHNHRYFQNFLDQEINRSIRNEGVISILLLDIDNFKQFNDNYGHQTGDFILKELCRVIKEHIREYDLLARYGGEEFIIVLPETGPDEAVAVAEKLRQAVEAYSFDDGTNVYRVTISIGVASARPSGRNFRKNEFIGLADEALYEAKNQGRNQVVLYSPKKKKKWFSF, from the coding sequence ATGACCATGTCACAGGAAGAGGTCCTCAACCGGGTCCTCAACTCTCCGGATCTGCCCACGCTGCCCACAGTGGCATCGAAACTGATTTCCATCACGTCCCAGGAAGATACGACCCTGTCGGACATCGCTACCCTGATCTCCCAGGACATGGCCCTGTCCAGCAAAATCCTCAAGGTCTCCAATTCAGCCTTCTACAGTTTTCCCCAGCAGATCTCCTCCATCAACCAGGCAGTCTCCATCCTCGGCACCAATGCGGTCCGCAGTCTGGTGCTTTCCTTTTCCTTTCTCAGCATGAAAGGGAAAGGGAACTTTGACTTCAAGCTCTTCTGGCAGCATTCCCTGGCCGGTGCCGTAGCTGCCAAGCTGATCGCCGAGCAGCTGCCGGGACTGGACACAGAAGATATCTTTGTCGCCGGCTTGCTGCAGAACCTGGGCCAGCTCATCTTTGCCTGCACCTTCCCGGATGAGTATGATCGGATCATGGAGATCTATCACAAGGAAAAACGAACCATCAGGGAGCTGGAAAAGGAACATCTGGGCACCAGCCACGAGGTAGTGGGCTATCATGTGGCCCAGAAATGGGGCTTTCCCGAAAGCCTGGTCCAGCCCATCCGCCACCATCACAGCCCCGGGGAGTACACGGGCGGGGACTTGGACATCAGCCGGGCAATCGGGGTGATCTATCTATCGGACCTGCTGGTCAAAATACTCTACTGCACCTCTCCGGAGGATTATCACCGCCAGTTTCGCAGCGAGGCCAGGAAACTGCTGGGCCTGAAGGTCCTGGCTATCAACACTATTCTGAAAAAAGTCCACAACCATATCGATAAGGCGGCTGATTACTTTGGCCTCAAAATTCCGCCGACCAAATCGGTGGAAGAGATTCTCCAGGAAGCCAACCTGAAACTGAGCCTGCTCAACATGTCCTACGAGGAGATGAACCGGGAGTTGATCAGTTCCAAAATGGCCCTGGAAAAACTGACCAGGGAACTGGAGCACAAAAACAAGCTTCTGGAGAACCTGGCCAACATCGACGGACTCACCGAGGTACATAACCATCGATATTTTCAGAACTTCCTTGACCAGGAGATCAACAGGTCCATTCGCAACGAAGGGGTCATTTCCATTTTGCTGCTGGATATCGATAATTTCAAACAGTTTAACGACAACTACGGCCACCAGACCGGTGATTTCATCCTCAAGGAGCTTTGCCGGGTAATCAAGGAACATATCCGCGAGTACGACCTGCTGGCCCGGTACGGAGGTGAGGAATTTATCATTGTTCTGCCGGAAACCGGGCCGGACGAGGCCGTGGCCGTGGCCGAAAAACTGCGCCAGGCTGTGGAAGCCTACTCCTTTGACGATGGCACCAATGTCTACCGGGTCACCATCAGCATCGGTGTGGCCAGTGCCAGGCCATCGGGCCGTAATTTCAGGAAAAACGAATTTATCGGCCTGGCCGACGAGGCCTTGTACGAGGCAAAGAATCAAGGACGAAACCAGGTTGTGCTCTACAGCCCGAAAAAGAAGAAAAAATGGTTCTCCTTTTGA
- a CDS encoding TRAP transporter small permease yields MFLRILNRTEEAIICLLLVLTTLLVFADVVMRFGFNSGFMWTQELTLHMSAWFVLFGASYGIKVGSHIGMDAFVKLFPPLGRRILTAIGCLLGLLYCGLVLYGSWIYLAKVKKIGIELEDLPIPAWIAHGMLIVGFTFLSIRILLLLRDVIIGRADGFRHADEAKESMEIVEELSKEEGLK; encoded by the coding sequence ATGTTCCTGCGCATTCTCAACCGCACCGAGGAGGCAATCATCTGTCTCCTGCTCGTGCTGACGACCCTGCTGGTTTTTGCCGACGTGGTCATGCGTTTCGGCTTTAACTCCGGCTTCATGTGGACCCAGGAGCTGACGCTGCACATGTCGGCCTGGTTTGTCCTCTTCGGCGCATCGTATGGCATAAAGGTCGGCTCCCATATCGGGATGGACGCCTTTGTCAAACTGTTTCCGCCGCTGGGCCGCCGCATCCTGACGGCCATCGGCTGTCTGCTGGGTCTTCTGTACTGCGGCCTGGTCCTGTACGGCAGCTGGATCTACCTGGCCAAGGTCAAGAAAATCGGCATCGAACTGGAAGATCTGCCCATTCCCGCCTGGATAGCGCATGGCATGCTCATTGTCGGTTTCACCTTTCTAAGTATCCGTATCCTGCTCCTGCTTCGAGATGTGATCATCGGCCGGGCCGATGGTTTTCGTCATGCCGACGAGGCAAAGGAGAGTATGGAGATTGTTGAAGAACTTTCGAAAGAGGAGGGCCTGAAATGA
- a CDS encoding TRAP transporter large permease, producing the protein MTTVGLFALLFICMLLGMPIALALGLSSITTILLFSNDSLASIALKLFESLSEHYTLLAIPFFILSSAFLSTGGVAKRIIRFALSVVGHIRGGIAMASVMACMIFAAVSGSSPATVAAIGTIVITGMVRAGYPESFAAGVITNAGTLGILIPPSIVMLVYAAATEVSAARMFMAGFIPGLMMGLILMVAIYIAARIKKIPSQPWAGFREVFIAGGSAFGGLMLIIIVLGSIYGGVASPTEAAAVSAVYAFAIAVFGYRDMGPLKNVPWRLESESVGTAILRNTGQIIKALPKCVTDKDVNKVLLDASKVSIMLLFIIANAMLFAHVLTSERIPHHLAELIVSWGLSPWMFLVVVNLLLLAAGNFMEPSAILLIMAPILFPIAMKLGIDPIHLGIIMVVNMEIGMLTPPVGLNLFVTAGITGHSIGWVIRAAAPWLILLLFFLIIITYVPQVSLFLPEFLDKLHGY; encoded by the coding sequence ATGACCACTGTCGGCCTGTTTGCGCTCCTTTTCATCTGTATGCTCCTGGGCATGCCCATCGCCCTGGCCCTGGGTCTGTCCAGTATCACCACCATTCTGCTCTTTTCCAATGATTCCCTGGCGTCCATCGCTCTGAAGCTGTTCGAATCCCTGTCCGAACACTACACCCTGCTGGCTATTCCCTTTTTTATCCTCTCCTCGGCCTTTCTCTCCACCGGCGGCGTGGCCAAGCGGATCATTCGCTTTGCCCTCAGTGTGGTGGGGCATATCCGAGGAGGAATCGCCATGGCCTCGGTCATGGCCTGCATGATCTTTGCCGCGGTTTCCGGTTCCTCGCCTGCCACCGTGGCCGCCATCGGCACCATTGTCATCACCGGCATGGTTCGAGCCGGCTATCCGGAAAGTTTCGCCGCCGGGGTTATAACCAATGCAGGTACTCTGGGGATTCTCATTCCACCTTCCATCGTCATGCTCGTCTATGCGGCGGCCACCGAGGTCTCAGCGGCGAGGATGTTCATGGCCGGGTTTATTCCCGGACTGATGATGGGGCTTATCCTGATGGTCGCTATCTATATCGCCGCCCGGATCAAAAAGATCCCGTCCCAGCCCTGGGCAGGGTTTCGTGAGGTGTTCATTGCCGGTGGCAGTGCCTTTGGCGGCCTGATGCTGATCATTATCGTCCTTGGTTCCATCTATGGCGGGGTAGCAAGCCCCACCGAGGCGGCCGCGGTTTCAGCTGTTTACGCCTTTGCTATCGCGGTGTTCGGATACCGGGATATGGGTCCATTGAAAAATGTTCCCTGGCGTCTGGAATCCGAGAGTGTTGGAACTGCGATTCTGCGTAATACCGGGCAGATCATTAAAGCCCTGCCGAAGTGCGTGACCGATAAGGACGTGAACAAGGTCCTGCTCGATGCCTCCAAGGTCAGCATCATGCTGCTTTTCATCATTGCCAATGCCATGCTTTTTGCCCATGTGCTGACCTCGGAGCGTATACCCCATCACCTGGCCGAACTTATCGTCAGTTGGGGGCTGTCTCCGTGGATGTTTCTGGTGGTGGTCAATCTGCTGTTGCTGGCCGCCGGCAACTTCATGGAACCATCCGCCATCCTGCTTATCATGGCTCCGATTCTCTTCCCCATTGCCATGAAACTGGGGATCGATCCGATTCATCTGGGAATTATCATGGTGGTCAATATGGAGATCGGCATGCTGACCCCGCCGGTGGGCCTGAACCTCTTTGTAACCGCCGGAATCACCGGGCACAGTATCGGCTGGGTTATCCGCGCCGCCGCACCCTGGCTGATTCTGCTGCTGTTTTTTCTTATTATCATCACCTATGTACCGCAGGTATCCCTGTTTCTGCCGGAGTTTCTTGATAAACTTCATGGGTATTAA
- a CDS encoding universal stress protein, with amino-acid sequence MSTVNKALTRFLLPLDVEGAHARPVALMRCLAETLKQRIEKITLLHVMAGRYLSQHMANVDFRTTQIISSDRFQELRQTYIDKEIRPILENVRQELADAGISAPIDIVIEDGDPVDRIAKLAEEGEYSSLILQRSDKSAVEEMFIGSVTSGVLHRDIKSTIYLAGSGPLHCPPRSALVALDESENARAALERAMVLAEAAGQVFEKMVLVHVMDAAECSVALANGSEPEKPGSGLLDEAEAMVREKGLASGQIVRRLTFGDPADVLVHEVEDQKPEFVFMGRRGRSALKELFMGSVSSKVISRCTGPAITLVSA; translated from the coding sequence ATGAGTACAGTTAACAAGGCGTTAACCCGGTTTTTACTCCCTCTGGACGTGGAGGGCGCCCATGCCCGGCCGGTGGCCCTTATGCGGTGCCTGGCCGAGACCCTGAAACAGCGTATTGAAAAAATAACCCTTCTCCATGTCATGGCTGGTCGCTATCTCAGTCAGCACATGGCCAATGTGGATTTCCGGACCACCCAGATCATTTCTTCGGACAGATTCCAGGAACTGCGTCAGACCTACATAGACAAGGAGATTCGCCCGATCCTGGAGAATGTCCGCCAAGAGCTCGCCGATGCCGGAATAAGTGCCCCCATCGATATCGTCATCGAGGATGGCGATCCGGTGGACCGGATCGCCAAGCTGGCCGAGGAGGGGGAGTACTCCTCACTGATTCTCCAGCGCAGTGACAAATCGGCGGTAGAGGAAATGTTTATCGGCAGTGTGACCAGCGGGGTCCTGCACCGTGATATCAAGAGTACCATTTACCTGGCCGGCTCCGGACCCCTGCACTGTCCGCCCAGAAGCGCTCTGGTGGCGCTGGATGAATCGGAAAACGCCCGGGCCGCCCTGGAACGGGCCATGGTCCTTGCCGAGGCGGCAGGCCAGGTCTTTGAAAAGATGGTTCTGGTCCACGTGATGGATGCGGCCGAGTGCTCCGTGGCCCTTGCCAATGGCAGCGAACCGGAGAAACCGGGCAGCGGTCTGCTTGATGAGGCCGAGGCCATGGTGCGGGAAAAAGGGCTTGCTTCCGGGCAGATTGTCCGCCGTCTTACCTTCGGCGATCCGGCCGACGTCCTTGTCCATGAGGTGGAAGACCAGAAGCCCGAGTTTGTCTTCATGGGCCGCCGTGGCCGCTCAGCCCTCAAGGAGCTCTTCATGGGCAGCGTGTCCAGCAAGGTGATTTCCCGCTGCACCGGTCCGGCCATCACGCTGGTCAGCGCCTGA